Genomic window (Drosophila willistoni isolate 14030-0811.24 chromosome 2L unlocalized genomic scaffold, UCI_dwil_1.1 Seg196, whole genome shotgun sequence):
TCAATTGAACAAGTAATGCAAATATAATACAAATTTAGCAACTTACTTTGAACTAGAAACTTTAGAAGCTAGTCAAAATGGTAAGCACAACaaacacataaatatacaattGCTGAtaatagcagcagcaataaGAATGGAGACTCATGCCCCCCGCCGACAAGAACTCAAAGCTGTACAAGTACTCTGAGCAAAGGGCAGCGGCACAAAGAAAAGAATGAAATGCATAGGACATAAGTAAAGGGAGTTTAGAAAACTAGAGATTAAATATCATTTGGTTAGGATTTACTCACTTCGAGGTCAGACCAAGGCATCGTTACTGAAGACATCATTGACATGCTTGCCATTGGGACTAAGAGGACCATTTTTATTATCCTTCAGACCGCATTGCTAAAAGAGGAAATtgtaagtaaaataaaatccataaTTAGCCATCAAATTTTAATTACGCAAGCGAAAAATCAAAAAGCTTCGACATAGCCGGCAGCTGTtgtcaaataaattaaaatttaattaaaacaataaacagCACCTGCTGCTTGAACAAcgaacaacgaaaaaaaaaagaaaacgaaaaatatgCTTCTTGCTAATTTAGGCTAATTAAATTCTTACCTCCTGTTTGGCCTGCCATTGCTTCATGGCCGATTTATATTTCTCAAACTCATTGCACCAATGTGAGTAGATCTTTTGATAGTCCTGCTTTTGTGAGGGCGGCGAACATCTACAACGGAAATAAGGGAAAACCGAAAGTTATTGACTTGTCCTTGGTCTTTACACgcacactaacacacacacaagcacataTGCTACGGAAATTAATCTCGCACATACAGTTTTTCaaacgaaaattttcattttctcaaAACTTTTCTAATTGCATGGCGGAAATTTTGTCGACGCCTGCAGCTGGCAAATTTAATTGCTCCATGTCCAATCTTTCCATTCACACCCCTAGCTTTAGTCTTTTCTTTCGTCGCTTTTGTCAGCCCCCGCAACTCACCTGTGAGCATCCACTGTAACGCCATAGCTGCAAAGAAGAGTACCATCCAGGTAGCTATCATAGCGTCCGCCATCGCCCTCATTTACAGCCAACAAGACAAGGCCGCCCTCATTGGTCTCAATGTATTTGGTGGGTGTATAGCGTACCTCATAGCTAAAAGAGATGAGAAGAGCAACAAGGAGCAATAAGTGGTAAGAGGAGATAAAGagattttctatgtattttcattttactGTCGCCAAAAACGcacaataaaaatcaatataaagTGTGTGTGGGAGAATATATTTTGTAAGAAGCAGACTTTTAGGTTGGTTGGCGGAGAGGGGGAGTCTGTAGTGGATGAGAAAAACTTTGCTTCTCCCTCGGAAACTTTTTCCATTACTAGCGCATCGTCAAATAAGCGTAAAAACGCCAGAAAGCAGAGCTTCAACATTTTAAAGTGTCAATTTACCGCAGTATTGGCAAAGCAACGCAACGCCAAAACGTTAAGTGAGATGAAGTGAAGTCTTTTTGGTCTTacaaacacacgcacatacataTTACTTAATAGCGATGGCATATCTATGCAAACCTATCGAAAAGAAATCGTTGATAGAATCAAAAGTCTTTCGATAAACAAATAATGAGAACTAAGTTCTTTATGAAAATGATTGAAAGTTGACAATAAACTTATaaacttaaattaattttCCGAATGATTTAAAAAACGTTCagtatttatgattttttagGAAATTAATAAGTAATTTGACTCTCACAAGACGCAAGTTAACGatagaaacagaaataaaCTCGGAGTGTCTTAACAAATTAAAGACATTGTGTTTAACCTCATTTTTAAAGTTCATTTTCCATTATATGTTCATTATTTTTACTTACCGTCCCTTCTCGGTGGAATGATGATACCAACGTGTTTGCTTTTTACGCAACACTTCGGGCATCTTGACAAAACATGATAGATGCAACGTTTGGCCATACGATGAGGTAACACGTTTACGCAACACACTCGTGTCACATATACCCGAAGTCTCATTGGCCACATCTTGCAAGAGTCCAAGTTGATATGGCCGACAGGCATTGACTTCCTTGTCCCAACCGCAATATGGATCCGCCACACAGCGGAAGCAGCTGTCATAACGTCGTGCacacatggctatatcaattTGTTTCACCTGATGATCGGTGGCAATGTACAGGGAGCCGGTTTTCTGACTCAATGTCATCTCACGTATGGGCTCATTATGATTTGAGGCTTCGAATATGTCAACCAAATTCGAATGTCTTTCGCCATAGTGCATGAATTGTACAATTTTATAGATTTGTCCCATACTCGTTGATACAAAGTAGACAAGAAACTCTTGGTTTAGTTTATCAATGCGTATCCTTTAACGAAAGAAATAAAgacaaaaatagaaagaagaataaaaataaaaaataggtTGAATGTGAAACAAACTCTGTGGCAAGTTTTTCtcactttatatttttctttggttttcgtttactggtttttttttcttgtgctAAACAAGGCATTTAAAGAGGAAAGCATTGCCTCAAGAGAATTGTTCACAAGTTCCGGCCAAGTTATGCCAGCGTTTTGCTTGAGTTTCTTTTTTGCTCTTCTTTTTTGCTTGCTtctactctttttttttttttgtatttttcttacttttttcGCTTTGCTGACTTTTGCCACCGCGAACAAACTTTACAAATGTCAACACAAAACGCCAGGGTACATttatactcacacacacacacattgatatatcgcttgtgtgtgtgtgtgtgtatgggaaTATAAGTATGGCTGCTTGCCAGCAGTTGTAACTGCTGCTAATGAATACATTTTATACTCTACTTACTTGTCCACCACCAGACGGGTCAGTATAATGTCGCGTTTAAAGAAGACCGGATTGCCAAATTCATGATCGACCGCCTTATCCATTAGCGGATGTTTACGTATGAAATTCAACACCGAATCCGGCAGTGTGGCGGTATCATTGTGGCATGTACCCGGACGTGGCTCCGGCACTTTAGAGTTCAGTACGGGCAGCCAGGCGCTATTCGATGTGGCTTGTTCCTTGAATTTGCCTGTACGAcggaaaagagagaaagacacagaaagagagagagagaattgTGAGTGAGTGCATAAAAGTACAGCGCTCAGATGTATGCTACATTTAATTTATGTGCATCCATGTGActtgagtgtgagtgtgttgtGGTTGACCATaaattatgtatgtacgtacagcTCTTGCGCTGATTTGTGGAGCACAACTACTCTAATTAcacttaaacaaataaaaactaagataaaaTCTGATTGCGTGTAAGCGATAGAGCAAGACACAATTGACTGAATGTCTTTATACGCTTAATGTTTCTATAATATAAACATAACTAGTAGATTACTAGTTCACCTAAAATAGTAAATGAGAGGACTTTATCTATAAAAAACTTATAGAATTCCTTTAGCTTATGTGTCTAAATTTCATAATGAACTTCTTATTTATTACTTGCAAAGAATTTCACAACAATGTATCCCATTTTATGACAAGTATCTCAAGTGGTAAGGGTATCAAAAAGAGCTCGAGAGAGAGATTATCGAGTGAGCTTTAAGTGTTGGCCTGGCATAATCATTTGTTTGCCATAATTAATTGCTGTGGCTTTCAGCCATTGcttggttgtttttttcccCCACTCCCCAATTTTTTGCTCTCTCAGTTTTGTTGGCGCTTTCAACTCAGCATCATGCCCGCAAAACTTTTCGTAATGAATTTTAAGTGTATGccagattttttttctttcacaattttttttaaaacatggttttttttctcttcttcttatttttgGCCGTCTGTCAGACTTGGCAGCGCCAGCGCATGCATACCAAGGCAAAACATTATGGTGTTAATGAACTTTTCAACTTTTCACTATTTGCCTTTGCCTCGatattttcttcctttttttcttgatttttgtgTGGGCATTTTCCTTAAAGAGTTTGAAAAAGGCTGGCCTGGCCTATAAAGCGGCCACAGCAGGCCCATCAATTCCATGCGCACCATTTAATGCTCAAATTCCAAGCTGAGCTCACCTGCTCGCTGAggagagcagcagcagaagcagcagcagaagcagcagcagcagcaacaaaatgttGGTCCGTATGTACGTAAAAATACCGCCGCAGAGAATTATGGCCAAGGCAATAAATCTACCGCACACACAAACCTACATACCCACATCCCCTCCCACCCACCAACGCCCACTAGCAAAATCGTGACTCCACTTGTCCTCAACACCATTACCCTTACCCTTACACTTATCTGGTAACCCAACCCAATTCCACTCACCTTCGAAGGCTGCATTGATATCTCGTATATCGTAACTGCATACAGCGGAACCAATCAGTCCATTTGTATTCGTTGTAAATGTTGCATAGAATTTTGTATCATCGTTGGGCATTTTGTATACTGATTGTATTTCATTGAAATAGAATGGGAATTCGCTTGATATGCTGCAATTCATGCGTGCCTTCAAATAGGTGGCCCAATTCTGGCTGATCATGTATTTGCCACCGCGGTCATTTTTACAAACACGTGCCACACGGGAATAAACAGCTTTGCCGCAATTGATATACTCCACGGCATGTTCGCGAAAGAAGAAGTAAACATAGTCACCAATATCAAAAGAGCCCACAAAGTTTGGTTCTAAAATAAGAAGAGAAGAAGTAATATGAGCATTATAATGTGCTTTAAGAACGATTAAAGCTAATTGCTAGCAATATCATTACAACTTATTTGCCAATTTATTATATCGTTTAATACTTACTATCTAGTAATTTGGAGTCATATTTAACGGTGCGCTTAAAATTGGCCTCCTTGCGGCCATTTGTCAAGTTGTACAAATCCGAGCGGAATATAACCGAATCAGCTTTGGTGAATTCGGCATTGGTGCCAGCATACTAAAAGGGGAGAGAACAACCATATAACAAATACAAGGATAACCGaatatttgcacaaaaaaattgacaaattGTGAAACAGAAAGAGGAGAGTGAGGCGTAGTAGTAGAGAAGCTGAAACAAAATGCGAAAGTGGTAGGCAATGTATGCCTAAGAAGGCCCAAATACAAGGCACGCACACAATTACGCATAAAGTGTACGCACGTGCTTCAGTTTCAAgttgtttgtatgtattatATAGGATACTCCtctctatgtatgtgtgtgtatttttgtcCCTCACTCTAATTTAATTTCAGTTGCTGCTTTATTGCTCTactctttttaaatttttctctAGCTGAAGcaacttttctttcttttgcaaCTTCCTACTTTGCGCTGAGGCACTTCCCCATACCTCTCCCCCTCAGCCCACCCCCTACTCAGCACTCGGGTGGCTCTGTGCCTTTacttttgtaattttattacaattgacatttttcgcttttcttttcttgcttTCTCTTTGGCTCtccttctctttctttctgtgtgtCTTTCTGTTACTTttgccttttatttttgttctttagCTAAAGGAAAAACTCTTACCAGGGCAGGCAAACCAAAGGGATTTCCGTTTTCCACATAGACAGCGGTTGAGTTGTCAGCAGGATCGTAGGGACACTTGCCAATACCCAGACCAATGCCAGGCACGTACTGGGATCTGGGTAAATGTGTTAAGTTTGCCTAAGGGCAACGAGTaagccaaaccaaaaaaataaaaaataaaagagaaaaaagctTATTAGTTCACTTTAATTTCAACATTCATTTTGCTCTCTTCttctaatttaaaatttaaggcAAATCATATTTGTATGTACTTACATTTATCACATAGTCCTTGGGATTGTGGGCATTGGTTCCACACACATAAAGTCGTTGACCATTGAAATTCATCGGCTGGATAACACGTATGTGATTGCGGCATTCCACCTTCTTAATTGTGCGCCAAATAATACAAgtgtttaaataatttgttaaacaattcagattgtgtgtatgtgtgtgtgtgtgtgtgggtgtatatGTAATTGGGTGTAATTGTATTAGAGggatgacaaaataaataaatagcaaGAGGGCTTTGCATGAgtttcattaaattttgttaaaaggTTTCAAATTTTGGTATAATTTTGTTTCGTTGGAAGTTTTATGGATTAaaaatgcatatatgtatgtgtatgtttgtgtgggTGTATTGGTGTGTGTAAATCTCTATGTTCTATACGCACCTCTCTTTTGCCCTTAGACACACAATTGAGTATATCAGAGCCAGTGGGTTCCAATATCAAAACATCGCGCTAAAATATAAAGACAAATGGA
Coding sequences:
- the LOC6640484 gene encoding semaphorin-2A isoform X1, translating into MFCSMARRLRATLLLLLGCQIIYHVDYAQADYENTWNLYYEPPCCTGAAATAHHLRHHKEHVKDFSCGPLHYKTFYMDERNNALYVGAMDRIFRLNLRNISQSICERDVLILEPTGSDILNCVSKGKREKVECRNHIRVIQPMNFNGQRLYVCGTNAHNPKDYVINANLTHLPRSQYVPGIGLGIGKCPYDPADNSTAVYVENGNPFGLPALYAGTNAEFTKADSVIFRSDLYNLTNGRKEANFKRTVKYDSKLLDKPNFVGSFDIGDYVYFFFREHAVEYINCGKAVYSRVARVCKNDRGGKYMISQNWATYLKARMNCSISSEFPFYFNEIQSVYKMPNDDTKFYATFTTNTNGLIGSAVCSYDIRDINAAFEGKFKEQATSNSAWLPVLNSKVPEPRPGTCHNDTATLPDSVLNFIRKHPLMDKAVDHEFGNPVFFKRDIILTRLVVDKIRIDKLNQEFLVYFVSTSMGQIYKIVQFMHYGERHSNLVDIFEASNHNEPIREMTLSQKTGSLYIATDHQVKQIDIAMCARRYDSCFRCVADPYCGWDKEVNACRPYQLGLLQDVANETSGICDTSVLRKRVTSSYGQTLHLSCFVKMPEVLRKKQTRWYHHSTEKGRYEVRYTPTKYIETNEGGLVLLAVNEGDGGRYDSYLDGTLLCSYGVTVDAHRCSPPSQKQDYQKIYSHWCNEFEKYKSAMKQWQAKQEQCGLKDNKNGPLSPNGKHVNDVFSNDALV
- the LOC6640484 gene encoding semaphorin-2A isoform X2; translation: MFCSMARRLRATLLLLLGCQIIYHVDYAQADYENTWNLYYEPPCCTGAAATAHHLRHHKEHVKDFSCGPLHYKTFYMDERNNALYVGAMDRIFRLNLRNISQSICERDVLILEPTGSDILNCVSKGKREVECRNHIRVIQPMNFNGQRLYVCGTNAHNPKDYVINANLTHLPRSQYVPGIGLGIGKCPYDPADNSTAVYVENGNPFGLPALYAGTNAEFTKADSVIFRSDLYNLTNGRKEANFKRTVKYDSKLLDKPNFVGSFDIGDYVYFFFREHAVEYINCGKAVYSRVARVCKNDRGGKYMISQNWATYLKARMNCSISSEFPFYFNEIQSVYKMPNDDTKFYATFTTNTNGLIGSAVCSYDIRDINAAFEGKFKEQATSNSAWLPVLNSKVPEPRPGTCHNDTATLPDSVLNFIRKHPLMDKAVDHEFGNPVFFKRDIILTRLVVDKIRIDKLNQEFLVYFVSTSMGQIYKIVQFMHYGERHSNLVDIFEASNHNEPIREMTLSQKTGSLYIATDHQVKQIDIAMCARRYDSCFRCVADPYCGWDKEVNACRPYQLGLLQDVANETSGICDTSVLRKRVTSSYGQTLHLSCFVKMPEVLRKKQTRWYHHSTEKGRYEVRYTPTKYIETNEGGLVLLAVNEGDGGRYDSYLDGTLLCSYGVTVDAHRCSPPSQKQDYQKIYSHWCNEFEKYKSAMKQWQAKQEQCGLKDNKNGPLSPNGKHVNDVFSNDALV